From Doryrhamphus excisus isolate RoL2022-K1 chromosome 22, RoL_Dexc_1.0, whole genome shotgun sequence, one genomic window encodes:
- the LOC131109880 gene encoding uncharacterized protein LOC131109880 — translation MANVARAVPLPELCADNCALVDEEQFQAFVRRGRSLTDKILLSVPDAHTSCVHIESLQLNSDDNAKLGTVASIMNFPAAPVLRIASEKVEMSLRHMHEVLQQSRALLSFVCPRLQNTQTVTDLMDDVRDLSIQISKMLKMLQTEYVVQTPPPSVTLRLPGEYEVQVATHLTLDRLRSLSQDMADFFGSLDRSNEETSLQPDTS, via the exons aTGGCCAACGTAGCGAGAGCCGTGCCTCTGCCGGAGCTGTGCGCCGACAACTGCGCGCTGGTTGACGAGGAGCAATTTCAAGCTTTCGTCCGGAGGGGCCGCAGTTTAACCGACAAGATCCTGCTTTCCGTCCCGGACGCGCACACGTCGTGCGTCCATATCGAG AGTCTTCAGCTGAACTCCGATGACAACGCAAAGCTCGGAACGGTGGCATCCATCATGAACTTTCCTGCTGCTCCCGTGCTGAGGATTGCATCAGAAAAAGTG GAGATGAGCCTGAGACATATGCACGAAGTTCTTCAGCAGAGTCGAGCCTTGCTTAGCTTTGTCTGTCCTCGgctacaaaacacacaaacagtcaCAGACCTAATGGACGATGTCAGAGATCTCAGCATTCAAATTAGTAAG ATGCTTAAAATGCTCCAGACAGAATACGTCGTGCAGACACCACCACCCAGCGTGACATTACGTCTACCGGGGGAATACGAGGTTCAAGTGGCCACCCACCTAACACTGGACCGGCTTCGGTCGCTGAGCCAGGACATGGCCGACTTCTTCGGTAGTCTCGACCGCAGCAATGAGGAAACATCGCTGCAGCCTGACACGTCTTAA